The following coding sequences lie in one Deinococcus sp. JMULE3 genomic window:
- a CDS encoding SLC13 family permease, producing the protein MHGETLFHLPAGWQAPLAIGLFIATYVLILAEKYVHRTVAALLGACAVMLLGLLAPDQAWGAIDFNTLFLLFGMMNIVNVLSRSGFFDLVARRALLLTRGEPVRVLWIFSGLTALFSAFLDNVTTVLFMAPVVVTVVTRLGLRPVPFLIAIILASNTGGTATLVGDPPNIIIGSVAGKGFGDFLVNVAPFAAVACVAGIALMQLLMTRRGDLSGFAAGDRLQAALQDAPTPVVNRRLMTQALAVFAVTLLLFMVGHPLGLEAGLIALTTSTFLLLIADLDPVALFEQVEWATLLFFMGLFVVVGALEHAGVFEQAATALTAAMGGDVGTGILLIGLGSALISGFVDNIPFTISMASVLRELQGTLGAGIDPLWWALSLGACLGGNLTLIGASANIVVADIAAREGHPISFGGFMRYATPITVITVLLAVGLFYGAHRLGVM; encoded by the coding sequence ATGCACGGGGAGACCCTCTTCCACCTGCCTGCCGGGTGGCAGGCGCCGCTGGCCATTGGTCTGTTCATCGCGACGTACGTCCTGATTCTCGCGGAGAAGTACGTTCACCGGACTGTGGCGGCCCTGCTGGGCGCCTGCGCGGTCATGCTGCTGGGGCTGCTCGCGCCGGATCAGGCGTGGGGTGCGATCGATTTCAACACGCTGTTCCTGCTGTTCGGGATGATGAACATCGTCAACGTGCTCAGCCGCAGCGGGTTTTTCGATCTCGTGGCGCGGCGGGCGCTGCTGCTCACGCGGGGGGAACCGGTGCGGGTCCTGTGGATCTTCAGCGGCCTGACGGCTCTGTTCAGCGCTTTCCTGGACAACGTGACCACCGTGCTGTTCATGGCGCCGGTGGTCGTCACGGTCGTCACGCGCCTGGGCCTGCGGCCGGTGCCGTTCCTGATCGCGATCATCCTCGCGAGCAACACGGGCGGCACCGCCACGCTGGTCGGGGACCCGCCGAACATCATCATCGGGTCGGTGGCCGGAAAGGGCTTCGGTGATTTCCTGGTGAACGTCGCGCCGTTCGCGGCGGTGGCGTGCGTCGCGGGGATCGCCCTGATGCAGCTCCTGATGACCCGGCGCGGTGACCTGAGCGGCTTCGCGGCCGGTGACCGGCTGCAGGCGGCCCTGCAGGACGCGCCCACGCCGGTCGTGAACCGGCGGCTGATGACGCAGGCCCTCGCGGTGTTCGCGGTGACGCTGCTGCTGTTCATGGTGGGGCACCCGCTGGGCCTGGAGGCGGGCCTGATCGCCCTGACGACGAGCACGTTCCTGCTCCTGATCGCGGACCTCGACCCGGTGGCACTGTTCGAGCAGGTGGAGTGGGCGACGCTGCTGTTCTTCATGGGGCTGTTCGTGGTGGTCGGCGCGCTGGAGCACGCGGGCGTGTTCGAGCAGGCCGCGACGGCCCTGACGGCCGCGATGGGTGGGGACGTCGGGACCGGCATCCTCCTGATCGGGCTGGGCAGCGCGCTGATCAGCGGGTTCGTGGACAACATCCCGTTCACGATCAGCATGGCCAGCGTCCTGCGTGAGTTGCAGGGCACGCTGGGCGCCGGGATCGATCCGCTGTGGTGGGCGCTGAGCCTCGGGGCGTGCCTGGGCGGGAACCTCACGTTGATCGGCGCGTCGGCGAACATCGTCGTGGCGGACATCGCCGCCCGTGAGGGGCACCCGATCAGCTTCGGGGGATTCATGCGGTACGCGACGCCCATCACGGTGATCACGGTCCTGCTGGCGGTGGGGCTGTTCTACGGCGCGCACCGGTTGGGGGTCATGTGA